The following proteins are encoded in a genomic region of Candidatus Methylospira mobilis:
- the cobC gene encoding alpha-ribazole phosphatase family protein, with product MNPAVIDLLRHGEVDGALCMGGECDAPLNARGWAQMRAVLPADGSAPPWNGIISSPLLRCAEFAREVAGKHNLPLEFDVRFRELGFGAWEGRSWESLYKDEGERLLAFQRNPTENPAPGGEDYPDFERRIADAWNELLDIASERHWLLLAHGGVIRVLLRLLLEIPPANLFRIDVPHASLSRLQHDYGVTRLIFHGGKL from the coding sequence ATGAATCCTGCCGTAATCGACCTGTTGCGCCACGGCGAGGTGGACGGCGCTTTATGTATGGGCGGTGAATGCGATGCGCCGCTCAATGCGCGCGGCTGGGCGCAGATGCGCGCAGTGTTGCCGGCGGACGGCTCTGCGCCGCCCTGGAACGGCATTATCAGCTCGCCGCTGCTGCGTTGCGCCGAGTTTGCGCGCGAAGTCGCGGGTAAGCATAATTTGCCTCTGGAATTTGATGTGCGCTTTCGAGAACTCGGTTTCGGGGCTTGGGAAGGCCGGAGCTGGGAATCGCTCTACAAAGATGAAGGCGAGCGTCTGCTGGCCTTTCAGCGCAACCCAACCGAAAATCCCGCGCCGGGCGGCGAAGATTACCCCGATTTCGAGCGCCGCATCGCCGATGCCTGGAATGAATTGCTGGATATCGCTAGCGAACGGCACTGGCTGCTGCTGGCCCATGGCGGCGTCATACGCGTGCTACTGCGGCTGCTCCTGGAAATCCCCCCCGCCAATCTGTTCCGAATCGACGTGCCTCACGCCAGCCTGTCGCGTTTACAACATGATTACGGCGTTACGCGGCTGATATTCCATGGCGGCAAATTGTGA